In one window of Sediminispirochaeta bajacaliforniensis DSM 16054 DNA:
- a CDS encoding (2Fe-2S)-binding protein produces the protein MSSSDERIITINGVVRSVAEADLDLSLLEYLRERLDLTGVKNGCGVGACGACTVVIDGQGKRSCRTKLSSVLGKNVITVEGLEGPDGSLHPIQQSFIDCGAIQCGFCTPGMVMSAYALLLREKRPSRDRIRKAMSGNLCRCTGYQQIIDAVEMAAKRMYPGGL, from the coding sequence ATGAGCAGCAGTGATGAACGAATAATAACGATCAACGGGGTGGTTCGCAGTGTTGCCGAGGCCGATCTCGATCTCAGCCTTTTAGAGTATCTTCGGGAACGGCTTGACCTTACCGGAGTCAAAAACGGCTGTGGAGTCGGGGCCTGTGGGGCCTGTACCGTAGTAATCGACGGCCAGGGAAAACGCAGCTGCCGTACCAAGCTTTCGTCGGTCTTGGGAAAGAATGTAATCACTGTCGAGGGGCTTGAAGGGCCGGACGGAAGCCTTCATCCGATCCAGCAGTCCTTTATCGACTGCGGTGCAATCCAGTGTGGTTTCTGTACGCCGGGTATGGTGATGAGTGCCTATGCGCTTTTACTCCGGGAGAAACGGCCGAGCCGGGATAGAATTCGCAAGGCAATGAGCGGAAACCTCTGCCGCTGCACCGGCTACCAGCAGATCATCGATGCGGTGGAGATGGCCGCAAAACGAATGTACCCGGGAGGGCTGTAG
- the cysK gene encoding cysteine synthase A, whose protein sequence is MKIAKNMTELIGNTPLIYADVLLSPQAAAQGTRIAVKLESANPLGCVKERIALAMIEQAEADGSLRPGGIIVEPTSGNTGVGLAGVAAVKGYHIILTMPESMSMERRKLLAALGAELVLTPAAKGMKGAIEEAEKIASSRENAFIPGQFDNPANPEAHRRTTAQEIWRDTDGKVDLFVAGVGTGGTVTGTGSALKAKNPKISVVAVEPEGSPVLSGGSAGPHKIQGIGAGFVPSVVDMSVIDRIITISDEEAGKSARLLAKKAGLLVGISSGAAAAAAARLADEKEHAGKLIVALLPDTGERYLSTWLFEEA, encoded by the coding sequence TATATGCGGATGTACTCCTCTCTCCACAGGCAGCGGCCCAGGGCACGCGGATCGCTGTCAAACTTGAGTCGGCAAATCCCCTCGGCTGTGTGAAGGAGCGGATCGCCCTTGCCATGATAGAGCAGGCAGAAGCCGACGGCAGCCTGAGGCCGGGAGGGATCATCGTCGAACCTACCAGCGGCAACACCGGTGTCGGACTTGCTGGAGTTGCTGCGGTAAAGGGTTACCATATCATTCTCACCATGCCCGAAAGCATGAGCATGGAACGACGCAAACTCCTTGCGGCCCTGGGTGCAGAACTTGTGCTGACCCCGGCGGCGAAAGGCATGAAGGGGGCCATTGAAGAGGCAGAGAAGATTGCATCAAGCAGGGAAAACGCCTTTATTCCGGGGCAGTTCGATAACCCGGCCAACCCGGAGGCACATCGAAGGACCACCGCCCAGGAGATATGGCGCGATACCGACGGCAAGGTCGATCTCTTTGTCGCCGGAGTTGGAACCGGAGGAACTGTTACCGGTACGGGAAGCGCCCTTAAGGCAAAGAATCCGAAAATATCCGTTGTCGCCGTGGAACCCGAAGGCTCTCCGGTTCTTTCCGGAGGAAGTGCAGGCCCGCATAAAATTCAGGGCATCGGGGCAGGCTTCGTTCCCTCGGTGGTGGATATGTCGGTCATAGACAGGATCATCACCATCTCCGATGAGGAGGCAGGAAAGAGTGCCAGGCTGCTTGCAAAAAAGGCAGGACTTTTGGTTGGTATCAGCTCAGGGGCTGCTGCGGCAGCGGCAGCGAGACTTGCCGATGAGAAGGAACATGCGGGAAAGCTGATTGTGGCACTGTTGCCCGACACCGGCGAGCGCTACCTTTCCACCTGGCTTTTCGAAGAAGCGTAA